A genome region from Thermoanaerobacterium xylanolyticum LX-11 includes the following:
- a CDS encoding polymer-forming cytoskeletal protein: MSSENLNDLIGSGVGDSAGGKYRNVIISGVMGIKGDVECTDFKCSGVSKVDGNIKADSILVSGVNNVNGDIKCQELTVEGSLNVADGVNAEKVKIYGVLKVNDDLNSEIFISRGGFTINGLLNAENIDISLFAKCKVREIGGQSINVYKDNTNNINFFGKILETFSTSQRLIVDTVEGDDIYIEYTNAKIVRGKNVKIGPGSNIDIVEYKDKFEKDDNANVKEFKKM, encoded by the coding sequence ATGAGTAGTGAAAACTTAAATGATTTAATTGGCAGTGGCGTAGGAGACTCTGCTGGTGGTAAGTATCGAAACGTCATAATCAGCGGTGTTATGGGAATAAAAGGCGATGTAGAATGCACAGATTTTAAATGCAGTGGTGTTTCGAAAGTAGATGGCAACATAAAAGCAGATAGCATCCTTGTAAGTGGGGTCAATAATGTAAATGGAGATATTAAGTGCCAAGAATTAACTGTCGAAGGCTCATTAAATGTGGCTGATGGTGTAAATGCTGAAAAAGTCAAGATATATGGTGTGCTTAAGGTAAATGATGACTTAAATTCAGAGATATTTATTTCACGAGGTGGTTTTACCATAAACGGACTTTTAAATGCGGAAAATATAGATATAAGCCTCTTTGCAAAATGTAAAGTGAGAGAAATTGGTGGTCAAAGTATCAATGTTTACAAAGACAATACAAACAATATAAATTTCTTTGGAAAAATCTTGGAGACATTTTCTACATCACAAAGATTGATTGTGGACACTGTTGAAGGCGATGATATTTATATAGAGTACACCAATGCAAAAATTGTAAGAGGTAAAAACGTCAAAATTGGCCCGGGTTCAAATATCGACATTGTAGAATACAAGGATAAATTTGAAAAAGATGATAATGCGAATGTTAAGGAATTTAAAAAGATGTAA
- a CDS encoding IS110 family transposase has protein sequence MDRLYERCCGIDVHKKMIVACFKRGNDQEIREYGTTTAELRELTAWLLNEKCEMIAMESTASYWKPLYNIFELSGLDAIVVNARDMKAVPGRKTDVKDAEWIADLLQHGLLKASYVPDREQRELREASRYRKSLIEERARELNRLQKMLEGANIKLSSFTSDINGKSSRRILNALLEGKKLDEEQLQELLHGSMHKKIPEIMKAVDGVLTPLQKQLIKNIIDHIDDMGRRIEDMDKLISNYLDKYQKAIKQIDEVPGIGIQSAETILAEIGLEMKRFPSDAHISSWAGLSPGNNESAGKRRNSKTTKGNKTLKTTLIQCAKSAVKKEGTFFYAQYQRLVVRRGKNRAIVAVAHSMLIAIYHMLKENKPYKELGEDYYNQFNKERKINSYLKKLYALGWEPEIATQ, from the coding sequence ATGGATAGATTATACGAGCGTTGTTGTGGGATTGATGTACACAAAAAAATGATAGTTGCTTGCTTTAAACGTGGCAATGATCAGGAAATCCGTGAGTACGGAACAACAACAGCAGAATTAAGAGAACTCACTGCATGGCTACTTAATGAAAAGTGTGAAATGATAGCTATGGAAAGCACTGCTTCTTATTGGAAACCATTATACAACATATTCGAGCTTTCCGGATTAGATGCTATAGTAGTAAATGCAAGAGACATGAAAGCTGTTCCTGGACGGAAAACAGATGTAAAAGACGCAGAATGGATTGCAGATCTTCTCCAGCATGGTTTGCTCAAGGCTAGCTATGTTCCTGATAGAGAGCAAAGAGAATTGCGTGAAGCATCTCGCTATCGCAAAAGCCTAATTGAGGAACGAGCACGTGAATTGAATCGACTGCAAAAAATGTTAGAAGGAGCTAATATCAAATTATCTAGCTTTACTTCCGATATCAATGGCAAAAGCTCCAGGAGAATATTAAATGCTCTTTTAGAAGGCAAGAAATTAGATGAAGAACAACTTCAAGAATTGCTTCACGGTTCAATGCATAAAAAAATTCCTGAAATTATGAAAGCAGTGGATGGTGTACTTACTCCCCTTCAGAAACAATTAATTAAAAATATCATTGACCATATAGATGATATGGGTAGACGTATAGAAGATATGGATAAACTAATTTCGAATTACTTGGACAAATATCAAAAAGCAATTAAACAGATTGATGAAGTTCCAGGCATAGGAATACAAAGTGCAGAAACGATTCTAGCGGAAATTGGATTAGAAATGAAGCGCTTTCCGAGTGATGCGCATATATCAAGTTGGGCAGGGCTTTCCCCAGGCAACAATGAAAGTGCAGGCAAACGACGAAACAGCAAAACGACGAAGGGGAATAAGACATTAAAAACCACCCTAATTCAATGTGCAAAATCTGCAGTAAAAAAAGAAGGAACATTCTTTTATGCACAATATCAACGTTTAGTTGTAAGACGCGGAAAGAACCGTGCAATTGTAGCAGTAGCTCACTCAATGTTGATTGCCATTTACCATATGCTTAAAGAAAATAAACCGTATAAAGAGCTTGGAGAAGATTATTATAATCAGTTTAACAAGGAGCGAAAGATTAATTCCTACCTAAAAAAACTATATGCATTAGGATGGGAACCTGAAATTGCCACACAATAA
- a CDS encoding 4Fe-4S binding protein, with protein MQDMGIIGQVEPVYDPLRCIGCQACVKNCKRRVTDALTFENFKEEVLKDVKLPKKAKLANTIDHTGYRYERNTIYD; from the coding sequence ATGCAAGACATGGGCATCATAGGTCAAGTTGAACCAGTTTACGATCCATTAAGATGTATCGGGTGTCAAGCATGTGTAAAGAATTGCAAAAGAAGAGTAACTGATGCCCTTACTTTCGAAAACTTCAAAGAAGAAGTCCTAAAAGACGTCAAACTGCCTAAAAAAGCTAAATTAGCAAATACCATAGATCACACAGGTTATAGATATGAAAGAAATACAATATATGATTAA
- a CDS encoding IS701 family transposase: MSHNKRITENSSIIQYLMKLNFALYFTKPVIRHIVEFIIAATQKGYSGTVTDIVNLSLANCHRTTFGKFLSQGVWNIEYAWRAIRREVIRIIFELSQTSNKPIFVIFDDTIAEKTKPSSQAKHTIQATGFHQSHLKGKQVWGHQLLTMMLSCGNVVLPYCIERYEKGGKSKIERICEMVSMLPIPKGPAYGLCDSWYINKKVIEAHFERGYHLIGALKTNRIIYPQGIRIQIKDFAQYIEKNEVCLVTVNGSNYWVYRYEGALNGIDNAVVVLCWPEKAFKNQNALHAFICTDTELDTETILNYYSQRWPIEIFFRQTKNNLGLNTYQVRSTKSIDRLLWLISLTYLYCTTSGDEYCKFGQGIKIVRKEVQKQRVQWLYERANNNVSIDKILAELQLA; this comes from the coding sequence ATGTCTCATAATAAAAGAATAACAGAAAATTCATCAATAATCCAGTACTTAATGAAATTAAATTTTGCATTATATTTTACTAAACCTGTTATTCGTCATATTGTAGAATTTATAATTGCTGCCACTCAAAAAGGTTATAGTGGTACTGTTACAGATATAGTTAATTTAAGCCTTGCTAATTGCCATAGAACTACATTTGGCAAATTCTTAAGCCAAGGTGTTTGGAATATAGAGTATGCATGGAGAGCAATAAGGCGAGAAGTTATTCGCATTATATTTGAATTATCCCAAACTAGCAACAAGCCGATATTTGTGATTTTTGATGATACTATTGCTGAAAAGACAAAGCCTTCGTCACAGGCTAAACATACTATCCAGGCAACAGGATTCCATCAATCACATTTAAAAGGGAAGCAAGTTTGGGGACATCAACTTCTTACCATGATGCTATCTTGCGGCAATGTGGTATTACCTTACTGTATTGAGCGCTATGAAAAAGGTGGCAAAAGCAAAATCGAAAGAATATGCGAAATGGTATCTATGCTTCCAATACCTAAAGGACCAGCATATGGACTATGTGATTCATGGTACATAAACAAAAAAGTAATAGAAGCACATTTCGAAAGAGGATACCATCTCATAGGAGCACTAAAAACTAACAGAATTATCTATCCACAAGGTATCAGAATTCAGATAAAAGATTTTGCCCAATATATCGAAAAGAACGAAGTTTGCCTCGTTACAGTAAACGGTTCTAATTACTGGGTATATCGCTATGAAGGAGCCTTAAATGGAATAGATAATGCTGTAGTAGTATTGTGTTGGCCTGAGAAAGCTTTTAAAAATCAGAATGCTCTACATGCATTTATCTGTACTGATACTGAATTAGATACCGAGACTATTCTAAATTACTACAGTCAAAGATGGCCTATAGAAATATTCTTTAGGCAGACAAAGAATAATCTTGGACTAAATACATATCAAGTACGCTCAACAAAATCAATAGATAGATTATTATGGCTTATATCATTGACATACCTGTATTGTACGACTTCAGGTGACGAATATTGCAAATTTGGGCAAGGAATAAAAATAGTACGCAAAGAAGTACAAAAGCAGCGTGTTCAATGGCTGTATGAGCGAGCTAATAATAATGTATCTATTGATAAAATTTTAGCAGAACTACAGTTAGCATAG
- a CDS encoding YhbD family protein: MDNNDLISKKELLEITGISYGQLYRWKRKNLIPEEWFIRKSTFTGQETFFPKAKILERVNKILSMKDDLSLDDLANMLSPNPAEIVLSLDEIKKRNIVSLISLELYIKTFGEEKEFSFNSILYIYIVDEMIIAGDINLEEGKIILETLKENYNKFNGKNCDLLFVRKFGVSTCFLVSSGSEVYFESGAKIIKRLNVAGIIEELKINLVNGGELNE; the protein is encoded by the coding sequence GTGGATAACAATGATTTAATATCGAAAAAGGAGTTGCTTGAGATTACTGGTATTTCCTACGGGCAGCTTTACAGGTGGAAAAGAAAAAATCTTATTCCGGAGGAATGGTTTATAAGAAAGTCTACATTTACAGGACAAGAGACATTTTTCCCTAAAGCTAAGATTCTTGAAAGAGTAAATAAAATTCTAAGCATGAAAGATGATTTATCATTGGACGATCTTGCAAATATGCTTTCGCCTAATCCAGCAGAGATTGTATTAAGCTTAGATGAGATAAAAAAACGCAACATTGTTTCGTTAATATCTTTGGAGCTGTATATAAAGACGTTTGGAGAAGAAAAAGAGTTTTCATTTAACTCCATTCTATATATTTACATTGTTGATGAAATGATAATTGCAGGAGATATAAATCTTGAAGAAGGAAAAATTATTTTAGAAACTTTGAAAGAAAATTACAATAAATTCAATGGGAAGAATTGTGATCTATTATTTGTGAGAAAGTTTGGAGTATCTACATGTTTTTTGGTATCAAGTGGGTCTGAAGTTTATTTCGAGTCAGGTGCGAAAATCATTAAAAGGCTGAATGTTGCGGGAATTATTGAAGAATTAAAAATAAATTTAGTAAATGGGGGCGAGCTTAATGAGTAG
- a CDS encoding CPBP family intramembrane glutamic endopeptidase — protein MRPSEKDANKIYLLILVLFVFVGSYVQRKSLYVGLIITEFGIVLLPVVLFLIYKKYDIRYVLRLNKLNLNHVFLIIAIMICGMFVSSFFSILTNYILSKFGKIPIPPINAASDVGGLIKQILIISGTAALCEEILTRGLILRSYEMRGSIKAVVISGIMFAALHLNVQNFLSVVFLGCLLGFLVQRTDSIYASMLGHFTNNTMVLILQYASNKVSSAAGLKPGTMVKMNIPFLSVVVYGFIAIAAGTILYMLLEKLVKTTDPYIIHSTTTLKDDLKILLQWPLFLSLFIFLAMIGLELLGISGSQYYGRIVKFIY, from the coding sequence ATGAGGCCGTCTGAAAAAGATGCTAATAAGATCTACTTGTTAATATTAGTTCTGTTTGTTTTTGTAGGCTCATACGTTCAAAGGAAATCATTGTACGTGGGGCTTATCATAACAGAGTTTGGTATTGTTTTGCTGCCTGTGGTTCTTTTTTTGATTTATAAAAAGTACGACATAAGATACGTATTAAGGTTAAATAAACTTAACTTAAATCATGTGTTTTTAATAATAGCTATAATGATATGCGGTATGTTTGTATCCAGTTTTTTTAGCATCTTGACAAATTACATACTAAGTAAATTTGGGAAAATACCTATACCGCCTATAAATGCTGCCAGCGATGTTGGAGGATTGATAAAACAGATATTGATAATTTCAGGTACTGCAGCTTTATGTGAGGAGATACTTACGAGAGGGCTTATTTTGAGAAGTTATGAGATGAGAGGCTCTATAAAGGCTGTCGTCATATCAGGTATAATGTTTGCAGCATTGCATCTTAATGTGCAGAATTTTTTAAGTGTAGTCTTTTTAGGGTGCTTATTGGGTTTTCTCGTTCAAAGGACTGATTCAATTTACGCTTCAATGTTAGGACATTTTACAAACAATACTATGGTACTGATATTGCAATATGCGTCAAATAAAGTTTCAAGTGCGGCAGGGCTTAAGCCTGGAACCATGGTAAAAATGAATATTCCATTTTTATCTGTAGTGGTGTATGGATTCATCGCTATAGCGGCAGGTACGATTCTTTACATGCTTCTTGAAAAACTCGTGAAAACTACAGATCCATACATTATTCACAGCACTACAACTTTAAAAGATGATCTTAAGATATTGCTTCAATGGCCTCTTTTTTTGTCTTTATTTATCTTTTTAGCCATGATAGGTTTGGAACTATTGGGAATATCGGGATCTCAGTATTACGGAAGAATTGTCAAGTTCATCTATTGA
- a CDS encoding IS110 family transposase has protein sequence MDRLYERCCGIDVHKKMIVACFKRGNDQEIREYGTTTAELRELTAWLLNEKCEMIAMESTASYWKPLYNIFELSGLDAIVVNARDMKAVPGRKTDVKDAEWIADLLQHGLLKASYVPDREQRELREASRYRKSLIEERARELNRLQKMLEGANIKLSSFTSDINGKSSRRILNALLEGKKLDEEQLQELLHGSMHKKIPEIMKAVDGVLTPLQKQLIKNIIDHIDDMGRRIEDMDKLISNYLDKYQKAIKQIDEVPGIGIQSAETILAEIGLEMKRFPSDAHISSWAGLSPGNNESAGKRRNSKTTKGNKTLKTTLIQCAKSAVKKEGTFFYAQYQRLVVRRGKNRAIVAVAHSMLIAIYHMLKENKPYKELGEDYYNQFNKERKINSYLKKLYALGWEPEIATQ, from the coding sequence ATGGATAGATTATACGAGCGTTGTTGTGGGATTGATGTACACAAAAAAATGATAGTTGCTTGCTTTAAACGTGGTAATGATCAGGAAATCCGTGAGTACGGAACAACAACAGCAGAATTAAGAGAACTCACTGCATGGCTACTTAATGAAAAGTGTGAAATGATAGCTATGGAAAGCACTGCTTCTTATTGGAAACCATTATACAACATATTCGAGCTTTCCGGATTAGATGCTATAGTAGTAAATGCAAGAGACATGAAAGCTGTTCCTGGACGGAAAACAGATGTAAAAGACGCAGAATGGATTGCAGATCTTCTCCAGCATGGTTTGCTCAAGGCTAGCTATGTTCCTGATAGAGAGCAAAGAGAATTGCGTGAAGCATCTCGCTATCGCAAAAGCCTAATTGAGGAACGAGCACGTGAATTGAATCGACTGCAAAAAATGTTAGAAGGAGCTAATATCAAATTATCTAGCTTTACTTCCGATATCAATGGCAAAAGCTCCAGGAGAATATTAAATGCTCTTTTAGAAGGCAAGAAATTAGATGAAGAACAACTTCAAGAATTGCTTCACGGTTCAATGCATAAAAAAATTCCTGAAATTATGAAAGCAGTGGATGGTGTACTTACTCCCCTTCAGAAACAATTAATTAAAAATATCATTGACCATATAGATGATATGGGTAGACGTATAGAAGATATGGATAAACTAATTTCGAATTACTTGGACAAATATCAAAAAGCAATTAAACAGATTGATGAAGTTCCAGGCATAGGAATACAAAGTGCAGAAACGATTCTAGCGGAAATTGGATTAGAAATGAAGCGCTTTCCGAGTGATGCGCATATATCAAGTTGGGCAGGGCTTTCCCCAGGCAACAATGAAAGTGCAGGCAAACGACGAAACAGCAAAACGACGAAGGGGAATAAGACATTAAAAACCACCCTAATTCAATGTGCAAAATCTGCAGTAAAAAAAGAAGGAACATTCTTTTATGCACAATATCAACGTTTAGTTGTAAGACGCGGAAAGAACCGTGCAATTGTAGCAGTAGCTCACTCAATGTTGATTGCCATTTACCATATGCTTAAAGAAAATAAACCGTATAAAGAGCTTGGAGAAGATTATTATAATCAGTTTAACAAGGAGCGAAAGATTAATTCCTACCTAAAAAAACTATATGCATTAGGATGGGAACCTGAAATTGCCACACAATAA
- the tnpA gene encoding IS200/IS605 family transposase, translating into MQNYRKSSHATYDLKYHIVWITKYRKPVLVGKIAERTRELIRMVCKNNEVEILSGHVSKDHIHILVSAPPHLSVSKLVQYIKGYSSRKLLMENKELNKQFWGQHLWARGYFAASSGNVTDEVIIEYIQNQDIEENQKNDNFTLGEF; encoded by the coding sequence ATGCAAAATTATAGAAAGTCGTCACATGCTACATATGATCTAAAATATCATATAGTATGGATAACAAAATATAGAAAACCGGTATTGGTTGGGAAAATAGCTGAAAGGACAAGAGAACTAATAAGAATGGTATGCAAAAATAATGAAGTAGAAATATTATCAGGACATGTATCAAAAGATCATATACATATACTAGTGTCGGCACCACCACATTTGTCAGTAAGTAAGCTAGTGCAATATATAAAAGGATATAGTTCGAGAAAGCTGCTAATGGAGAATAAGGAGCTTAACAAACAATTTTGGGGACAACATTTATGGGCACGAGGATATTTTGCAGCAAGTAGTGGCAATGTAACAGATGAAGTGATAATAGAGTATATACAAAATCAAGACATAGAAGAAAATCAAAAGAATGATAATTTTACTTTAGGCGAGTTTTAA
- a CDS encoding YmaF family protein — MSDGDKHYHDYFGTTSTVLEHNHDYKGCTSYAIPYGTSHIHYYSGYTSIAKNHKHYINGYTGPAIRTKDGHVHKMDGRTSYDKDHYHNYSNCTSKQIYN, encoded by the coding sequence ATGTCAGATGGAGATAAACACTACCATGATTATTTTGGCACTACAAGTACAGTGTTAGAGCACAACCACGATTACAAAGGATGTACCAGCTATGCCATACCATATGGCACAAGTCATATACACTATTATTCTGGGTATACGTCTATAGCCAAAAATCACAAACACTATATAAATGGATACACAGGACCTGCCATAAGGACTAAAGACGGCCACGTCCACAAGATGGATGGTAGAACATCTTACGATAAAGACCACTATCATAATTACAGCAATTGCACTTCAAAGCAAATATACAATTAA
- a CDS encoding Hsp20/alpha crystallin family protein, producing MSLIKWRGNDMWPDFNFDFNLPALSNIFARPRIDIMESETEITATAELPGVDKKDIEISVHDDVLEIKGQTSKETERKNQSYYLNERYYGSFERRIGLPAEVDSERTTAKFENGILTIVMPKLHPDKPKGRKIDIQ from the coding sequence ATGAGCTTGATAAAATGGCGCGGCAACGACATGTGGCCGGATTTTAATTTTGATTTTAACTTACCTGCTCTTTCAAATATATTTGCACGTCCCAGAATAGATATTATGGAATCTGAAACTGAAATTACAGCAACAGCCGAATTGCCCGGCGTTGACAAAAAAGATATAGAAATAAGCGTCCACGATGATGTACTTGAGATAAAAGGACAGACATCAAAAGAAACCGAAAGAAAAAACCAAAGCTATTATTTAAATGAAAGGTATTATGGTTCATTTGAAAGAAGAATAGGACTTCCCGCTGAAGTAGACTCAGAAAGGACGACTGCAAAATTTGAAAACGGCATATTGACCATCGTAATGCCAAAATTGCATCCAGATAAGCCAAAGGGCAGGAAAATAGATATACAGTAA
- a CDS encoding nucleotidyltransferase domain-containing protein, which produces MKLTLDDRIIDSIKFIGEKYNNIDKIVIYGSRARGDNRKTSDVDIAVYCKDNSHKGAIYCDLDDINTLLKLDIVFIDDNTDKKLLDNINRDGVIIYEKQ; this is translated from the coding sequence ATGAAATTAACTTTAGATGATAGAATAATAGATTCAATTAAATTTATAGGTGAAAAATATAATAATATTGATAAAATTGTAATATATGGTTCAAGAGCAAGAGGAGATAATAGAAAGACCAGTGATGTAGATATTGCTGTATACTGCAAAGATAATTCACATAAAGGTGCAATTTATTGCGATTTAGATGATATAAATACTCTGTTAAAACTTGATATAGTTTTTATAGATGATAATACTGACAAAAAGTTATTAGATAATATTAACCGGGATGGTGTTATTATATATGAAAAACAATAA
- a CDS encoding nucleotidyltransferase substrate binding protein codes for MKNNNKLENFIKALDRLKEGLLQYDEEDELQRDGIIQRYEFTFELAWKTLKEVFEDEGLVGLNSPKTVLREAYSSGLIDDEKIWLDMLVDRNATSHIYSQSNAIEICKRINEIYIDKLEELKDKILERLNQI; via the coding sequence ATGAAAAACAATAATAAACTTGAAAATTTTATAAAGGCATTAGATAGATTAAAAGAAGGCTTGTTACAATATGATGAGGAAGACGAACTTCAAAGGGATGGGATAATTCAAAGGTATGAATTTACTTTTGAACTTGCTTGGAAAACTTTAAAAGAAGTTTTTGAAGATGAAGGCTTAGTTGGATTAAATTCACCAAAAACCGTATTAAGAGAAGCATATTCATCAGGATTAATTGATGATGAAAAAATATGGCTTGATATGCTTGTAGACAGAAATGCTACATCGCACATATATAGTCAAAGTAATGCAATAGAAATATGTAAAAGAATAAATGAAATATATATCGACAAATTAGAAGAGCTAAAAGATAAAATACTTGAGAGGTTAAATCAAATATAG